The genome window TGGGGCTAAATTTAAGGATAATCAGAAAAATGAAAAATAACGCGCTAAAAAATTTAATCCTAGAAAATATCTTCGTTATCTCGAAGCAACCCGTGCTATTTCGCGATCTGCTCGAAGCAAACTGCCTTTTTAACGAAGGCATGCTAGTAGATCCTGCTAAGCTAAATTTTAAATTTCGCTACGCAAGAACTTACCTAGTTTACGGGCTTTTGTGCTTTGTCGTGTTTTTTATTTTACTGCTTTTGACACATCATATTTTTACTAAGCTTGACTTTCACCTCTCGATCGTTAGCGCAGTGGTGGGCACTTCGGCGGTTTTTATCGGCTTTGATATGTTTAAAATTTGGGCGAGAAAAGCCGTAAGCAAGGAGCTCATAAAAAAGGCTTGGAGCGTGCATTTTCCATATTTTAGCTACGAAAAATACTCCACGAAAGTCGAGATGATCTACAACGAAGCGGTAAAAAACGAAATCCCGCGCAAGGACTTGGAGCAGTACGTCCTAGAGCGCTTAGTCGCGCAGTCGGAGGCTGGGATTTAGCTATTGCAGGATGAGCGGGTCTAAAATTTGATTTTTGTATTTCATTCTTTCAAGCTTTAGGCGAAGCTCTCTATTTTCTTCTAACAAGACGTCGCGTTTGCCGCTTAGATCGCCGATTTCGCGACTGATGTAATAAATTTGATTCGTGATGTAAATTTTAGGCAAAAACAAAGCAAGCGCGATAAAAAGCCCGAGATACGCCGTCGCTAGCGTTTTGTAGTCTAAATTTCGTTCCTTTTTTTGCTCGCCGCCGCTAAACTCTAAAACCTCGTTTTTATCTTGCATTTTTACCTCTTGAAATTTTAAAAATCCTCATTTTCGCGCAGCTTGAGCGCGGATTTGCCTTGATCTCGGCAGCGCTTGGCGTTACCGCTTTTTTGCTAACGGTTTTACCCAGCGCGTTATTCCCTCCGCACGTGCATTTTAGAGCTTGCGGCGGACAAATGCAGCTTTGCGCCCACTGCCTAAATTTATTTTTTACGATGCGATCTTCTAGCGAGTGAAAGCTGATTATCGCCACAACGCACTCGTCGATCTGCGAATCCTCGATGCTTTGTAGCAAATTTTGCAGCTCGCCAAGCTCGTTGTTTACCTCTATCCTTATCGCCTGAAAAGCTAACGTCGCCGCGCTAACGCTGCGTCCGTTTACGCCCTTTAGCCCGATTATTTGCGCGAGGCGTTCGGCGCTTTTTATCTCGCCGTTTTGCCTCGCTTCTATGATTTTAGCTGCAAATTTGGCGGGGTTTGGCAGCTCGCCGTAGTCCTCAAATATACGCTCTAGCTCTTTTGCGCTGTAAGAATTTACGATGTCGTAAGCTGAAAATTTAGCCTGCGCGTCCATGCGCATGTCTAAATTTTCGCTTTTTAAACCAAACCCTCGCTCGTTTTTATCCAGCTGTAACGACGAAACGCCGATATCGGCTAGGATACCGCGAATTTGACCTTGCTCTACTTTGCCCAAAATTTCTGAAAATTTACTCTTAAAAATTTGCGCTCTTTGACCGAATTTTTTCAGTCTTTCGGAGCTAAATTTGATCGCTTCTTCATCTTGATCGCAGGCTATCAAATTTACGTTTTGATTTTGCTCTAAAATCGCGCTAGAGTGCCCGCCGTATCCAAGCGTACAATCGACAATCGCGCCGCTTTTTATATCCTCAAAAGCTTGCAAAACTTCATCAAGTAGCACGGGAACGTGTGGGGAGTTCAAATTTAGCCTTTATTTTTTGTGTATAATAACAAAAAAAGTTTAGAAAAGGTTAAAATGGACTTAAAATACTGCGCAAGCGAGATCAGCAACATCGCTCTTTCGATGTTTAGAAAAAACTTTTTCGGCGTCTTTCACGGCTCTATTTCGGCTAGAATTCAGCACGACTCTTTTTTGATAAATAAAAGAACGACGATTTTCGACAACCTCAAAGAAGAAGATCTCATAATGCTAAACTCAAAAAGGGATTATCGCTGGAACGATGCGAGCATAGACGCGGACATCCACCTAAATATATACAAAAATATAAACGAAGCAAAATATATCTGCTACGCTATGCCGCCGTACCTAACGGCTTATACTTTGGGGCATTCTTTTATACGACCGAGGGATTATTTCGGCTATATCAAACATCATGAGATCCCGATTTATGATCCAAAACAGTTTGATGACTGGTATGAGCGTGCGGATACGGAAATTTATCGTTATATGTTAGAGAATAAAACTAACATAATGGTCATCAAAGGATACGGCGTATACGTGCATAGCAGGACCCCGTATCAGCTAGCAAAAGACGTCGCAATCCTTGAAAATACGTGCAAATTGCTAAGCGTAGCGCACCTTTACGAGTCGGAGCGAAACTAACGTTTTTAAAAATGTTAGTAAAATTTTTGAAATTTTATCGATAAAAAGCGCGTTTTTAAGGTGATATTTACGAAATTTCAGTAAAATAATGCATAAAATTTTTATAAATTTGAAGGAACTAGATGATAACTTGGATGCAAAAGCATAGAAAATACCTCGTCGTGACGATCTGGGTGAGCACGATAGCCTTTGTCGGAGCGGGCTTCGTCGGATGGGGGGCATACGATCTAAACGCGAGCAGAGCTAGCTCGGTAGCTAAGGTCGGACATAGAAACATAAGTATCCAAGAGTTTCAAAACAGATACGGTCAGCTTCACGCATACTATAGCCAGCTTTTTGACGGGCAGCTAAGCGATGAAAAAGCAAGCGAGCTAGGTATAGAAAATTTAGCATTAGAAGCATTAGTAAACGACGCTATGCTTTTAAATTTCGCCGATGATTTAGGGCTTGGCGTAAACGACGAAGATATAGTAAAATACATCATCGCCGATCAAAACTTCCACTCAAACGGCAAATTTGACAAAGAGCTTTATAAAAATACCCTAAAAAGAGCTAGAATCACCGAAAGCGAATATGAAGAGGGCTTAAAAAACGTGATACTTTTAGACAAATTAAGACACGCTTTAAATTTGCCTGCAAATGCTCAAGATATAGATATGCTAACGGCTAGCTTTTTGATGCAGGATAAGATCTCGATGCAAGTCGTAGAGGCTGGCTCTGACGAAATAAAAATAGATGAGGATACGCTAAAAAAACTCTGGGAAGAGCATAAGAACGAATATAAAACTATGACCGAATTTAAGCTTGATACCAAATTTATCCCGGCTATATCAAGCGATGCAAATACTAACGAACTAACAGAATTTTACAACGAAAACAAAAATGAGTACAAAGGTA of Campylobacter showae contains these proteins:
- the rsmH gene encoding 16S rRNA (cytosine(1402)-N(4))-methyltransferase RsmH, encoding MNSPHVPVLLDEVLQAFEDIKSGAIVDCTLGYGGHSSAILEQNQNVNLIACDQDEEAIKFSSERLKKFGQRAQIFKSKFSEILGKVEQGQIRGILADIGVSSLQLDKNERGFGLKSENLDMRMDAQAKFSAYDIVNSYSAKELERIFEDYGELPNPAKFAAKIIEARQNGEIKSAERLAQIIGLKGVNGRSVSAATLAFQAIRIEVNNELGELQNLLQSIEDSQIDECVVAIISFHSLEDRIVKNKFRQWAQSCICPPQALKCTCGGNNALGKTVSKKAVTPSAAEIKANPRSSCAKMRIFKISRGKNAR
- a CDS encoding class II aldolase and adducin N-terminal domain-containing protein, giving the protein MDLKYCASEISNIALSMFRKNFFGVFHGSISARIQHDSFLINKRTTIFDNLKEEDLIMLNSKRDYRWNDASIDADIHLNIYKNINEAKYICYAMPPYLTAYTLGHSFIRPRDYFGYIKHHEIPIYDPKQFDDWYERADTEIYRYMLENKTNIMVIKGYGVYVHSRTPYQLAKDVAILENTCKLLSVAHLYESERN
- a CDS encoding peptidylprolyl isomerase codes for the protein MITWMQKHRKYLVVTIWVSTIAFVGAGFVGWGAYDLNASRASSVAKVGHRNISIQEFQNRYGQLHAYYSQLFDGQLSDEKASELGIENLALEALVNDAMLLNFADDLGLGVNDEDIVKYIIADQNFHSNGKFDKELYKNTLKRARITESEYEEGLKNVILLDKLRHALNLPANAQDIDMLTASFLMQDKISMQVVEAGSDEIKIDEDTLKKLWEEHKNEYKTMTEFKLDTKFIPAISSDANTNELTEFYNENKNEYKGSDDKIKDFEAVKDEVLKDYNLKQTKKVALEEYLKIKKDEKQADVSISTFEDNASLPMDELKLAKKGDTLKPFEYEDGYMIVKVKEIVAPRVMSFDEARDQILELYKEQKTKEIVEAKAKELLEKGFQGTDIGFVSRDTVKAEGGLSEGEFNIFVNRLFEKGGKKGYVLLGDKAVVYEIAEQKLTNSEKEKEYKEIITQNVGFLKNNELIRDLSGALSKRYKVEYYVSKK